Proteins encoded in a region of the Lepisosteus oculatus isolate fLepOcu1 chromosome 23, fLepOcu1.hap2, whole genome shotgun sequence genome:
- the znf628 gene encoding zinc finger protein 628, whose product MANSVAALVAKPELLAPEEPLVPAGAPPASADLSPFAALAGLGAGGGQGEGAAAAAVAPGPGEAAAGVPGGRAPPTPAPPAPPPPEQPYQCLECGKSFKWSSRLAHHQRSHNNERPYRCSLCPKAFKGSSALLYHQRSHSGEKPYKCEDCGKAFKRSSLLQVHRSVHTGARAFQCPYCPLTFKWSSHYQYHLRQHTGESPYACDQCPKAFKNSSSLRRHKNVHLGLKPYACPVCGKAFTQSTNLRQHRRVHSGERPYACADCGKAFTHSSNLALHRAAHGRAAARPACALCPRAFADEAALREHVRSHGAAAAAGAANGLRPEGGAGEIFLSPDGAPQTPHGQTLALSLPPGGPPPSSSSSSAPAAAPPPAPHPAVAALLYSCGNCAQAFPTEETLQEHQMGHLQGLGSVPGRAEGEGDERGAAGGPEEVVGLVGGPHGPLLADFEEVVETTAAEGPPPGGAGELQVCEVLEIGATVGVGGAGISPAPQFDLLQSFQCPQQAQGALPQSSGPGSECPYCGKSFKTSVGLSRHLTQTHSLSLSQSPQSAQRFSCSACDRSFPLLSSLLSHQRSHTPEQRLLAEAEAEIVCPPSLLASLGEREEGGAGAGGEGPTEIHVSLIAVATEEEAAMGAGEEEEEEGGGGGGRGGEKGGRGGASARGQRRPTRSGPASTGAASSSSSSSSDRPYRCLECGKSFKGSSGLRYHVRDHTGERPYRCTECGKSFKRSSLLSIHQRVHTGVRAFQCPYCPLTFKWSSHYQYHLRQHTGERPYVCQECGKSFKNTSCLRRHGQLHSGLRPHACAHCGKTFTQTSNLRQHERTHSGERPYQCQECQKTFTHSSNLQLHLRTHSARRDHKCPLCGKAFVMASYLQRHLRTHAAGNQAGGAGAAGPRGRDPAATSSVSGPLQPDGGAGGGSTLILAPQALQALDIPPNTSQNYFMIQTTSGLQLIPLSSPAPPPPPPPPPPSQNYLLLQCQSAGGSAPSLLLVPTAAPGSGNVPPSPYAAAGHPGGPAQLSLVQPVPFLQSVLNQTLSRPLPQIQTLQPVRALPAPPGPLVLAPPAAGPLLPGRTRRGGRQPRARRGRGGRGAAGDPVPVAPAPPSLSPPGAKRAKTQPGCPPDPPPPPPPPAGPPAGEPGGESFVLRFEAQGEGLAGPAGKGGEEESFVLHFRAAEEEEAPRPEGKGAGAAGGLAGAEPAAETFFLHFRADGAGEGEGAKGPGAAAAAGEGGGGGGVVADLEKVEGEGGTFVLHFQAAGARREEGGPAGEAGGGGGGPGPAGGLPQGEGQGEAFILHFQAAGDGEGEAAAGGGAVSLNVVPEWRAAGDGGPPGQAGGKGGGPVLRSLTEVEGGGGSFVLRFQTEGGAEGGKGGEGDGGEREGAGELRSLGLGGPESLSLACQPPQSLVPLDGQEVVIELGDEAKMVGPGSTEGVRMIALIGGQPPEGDEGGGGGGVSPGGPLGEVEEPGAGGAGGEAMGSIFHLEGGEEIVIIEVSTSALQENPHQPRSPDPCAGHPPRYTEAPQEGGDPKGPPVLRAETDLALARVAGGTAEPVSRGTGVGGPGAGDWGGSGGAGEVRDAAVVRIISLRAGGHEEGSGEEGGQEGQRQEGGARREAPEASDPKPPPPILPPGSPETSCSFLTPGILNPEGDLSASGESGQLERGTQGIGDGAQGGAQEVDPHRGPSERPESSPGDSPAGAEDQRGWTGGYEETSFGTAALVRAASVPHFLPAAAGVSPTAGQQAGAADRLPGRSRDVPEPAGSDRMAGGSREPDRSTDLPSSTSGMTESDRDGRGETPAAVSGSSPDLSSSSTGARSEPDPNFPAANPVDLPDLRQQGFDCGADELPDVVPVEPDKMADSISDSNADM is encoded by the exons ATGGCCAACTCCGTCGCCGCCCTGGTCGCCAAGCCGGAGCTGCTGGCCCCCGAGGAGCCCCTCGTTCCCGCGGGGGCGCCCCCGGCCTCCGCCGACCTGTCTCCCTTCGCCGCCCTGGCCGGCCTGGGGGCGGGGGGCGGGCAGGGCGAGGGGGCGGCCGCCGCCGCGGTGGCCCCGGGCCCCGGAGAGGCGGCGGCGGGGGTCCCGGGGGGCAGggccccccccaccccagcgccgccagcgccgccgccgcccgaGCAGCCCTACCAGTGCCTGGAGTGCGGCAAGTCGTTCAAGTGGTCGTCGCGGCTGGCGCACCACCAGCGCAGCCACAACAACGAGCGGCCCTACCGCTGCTCGCTGTGCCCCAAGGCCTTCAAGGGCTCGTCGGCGCTGCTTTACCACCAGCGCTCGCACTCCGGCGAGAAGCCCTACAAGTGCGAGGACTGCGGCAAGGCCTTCAAGCGCTCCTCGCTGCTGCAGGTGCACCGCAGCGTGCACACGGGCGCCCGCGCCTTCCAGTGCCCCTACTGCCCGCTCACCTTCAAGTGGAGCTCCCACTACCAGTACCACCTGCGCCAGCACACCGGCGAGTCGCCCTACGCCTGCGACCAGTGCCCCAAGGCCTTCAAGAACTCGTCCAGCCTGCGGCGCCACAAGAACGTGCACCTGGGCCTGAAGCCCTACGCCTGCCCCGTGTGCGGCAAGGCCTTCACGCAGTCCACCAACCTGCGGCAGCACCGGCGGGTGCACAGTGGCGAGCGGCCCTACGCCTGCGCCGACTGCGGCAAGGCCTTCACCCACTCGTCCAACCTGGCCCTGCACCGCGCCGCGCACGGCCGCGCCGCCGCCCGCCCCGCCTGCGCCCTCTGCCCGCGGGCCTTCGCCGACGAGGCCGCGCTGCGGGAGCACGTGCGGAGCCACggcgcggcggcggcggcgggggcggcCAACGGGCTGCGGCCAGAGGGGGGCGCGGGGGAGATCTTCCTCTCCCCCGACGGGGCGCCCCAGACCCCGCACGGACAGACCCTCGCCCTCTCGCTCCCGCCCGGGGGgcctcccccctcctcctcctcctcctccgccccCGCGGCGGCTCCGCCGCCGGCCCCCCACCCCGCCGTCGCCGCCCTGCTGTACAGCTGTGGGAACTGCGCCCAGGCCTTCCCCACGGAGGAGACGCTGCAGGAGCACCAGATGGGCCACCTGCAGGGCCTGGGCTCTGTCCCTGGCAGGGCGGAGGGCGAGGGGGACGAGCGGGGGGCGGCCGGGGGCCCGGAGGAGGTGGTGGGGCTGGTGGGGGGCCCCCACGGGCCCCTGCTGGCCGATTTCGAGGAGGTTGTGGAGACGACGGCCGCCGAGGGCCCCCCCCCCGGCGGCGCCGGAGAGCTCCAGGTGTGCGAGGTCCTGGAGATTGGGGCCACCGTGGGGGTGGGGGGCGCTGGGATTTCTCCGGCGCCCCAGTTTGACCTGCTGCAGTCGTTCCAGTGCCCCCAGCAGGCTCAGGGCGCCCTCCCTCAGTCTTCGGGCCCTGGCAGTGAGTGTCCGTACTGCGGGAAGAGCTTCAAAACCAGCGTGGGTCTGAGCAGACACCTGACGCAG acccactccctctctctctcccagtcccccCAGTCCGCCCAGCGCTTCAGCTGCTCGGCCTGCGACCGCTCCTTCCCGCTCCTGTCCTCGCTCCTGTCCCACCAGCGCTCCCACACCCCCGAGCAGCGGCTGCTGGCCGAGGCCGAGGCGGAGATCGTCTGCCCCCCCTCGCTGCTGGCCTCGCTGGGCGAGCGGGAGGAGGGCGGGGCCGGGGCCGGCGGGGAGGGGCCCACGGAGATCCACGTCAGCCTCATCGCCGTCGCCACGGAGGAGGAAGCCGCCATGGGGGccggcgaggaggaggaggaggagggaggaggaggaggaggccggGGCGGGGAGAAAGGCGGCAGAGGAGGGGCCTCCGCGCGGGGCCAGAGGAGGCCGACCCGGAGTGGCCCCGCCAGCACCG gtgccgcctcttcctcctcctcctcctcctccgatCGCCCCTACCGCTGCCTGGAGTGCGGCAAGTCCTTCAAGGGCTCCTCGGGCCTGCGCTACCACGTGCGCGACCACACCGGCGAGCGGCCCTACCGCTGCACGGAGTGCGGCAAGTCCTTCAAGCGCTCGTCCCTGCTGTCCATCCACCAGCGCGTGCACACGGGCGTGCGCGCCTTCCAGTGCCCCTACTGCCCGCTCACCTTCAAGTGGAGCTCCCACTACCAGTACCACCTGCGCCAGCACACGGGCGAGCGGCCCTACGTGTGCCAGGAGTGCGGCAAGTCCTTCAAGAACACGTCCTGCCTGCGGCGCCACGGGCAGCTGCACTCCGGCCTGCGGCCCCACGCCTGCGCGCACTGCGGCAAGACCTTCACGCAGACCTCGAACCTGCGGCAGCACGAGCGCACGCACTCCGGCGAGCGGCCCTACCAGTGCCAGGAGTGCCAGAAGACCTTCACGCACTCCTCCAACCTGCAGCTGCACCTGCGCACACACTCCGCCCGCCGCGACCACAAGTGCCCGCTGTGCGGCAAGGCCTTCGTCATGGCCTCCTACCTCCAGCGCCACCTCCGGACCCACGCCGCCGGGAACCAGGCGGGGGGGGCGGGCGCGGCCGGCCCGCGGGGGCGCGACCCGGCCGCGACCTCGTCCGTCTCCGGGCCGCTTCAGCCCGACGGCGGCGCCGGCGGCGGCTCCACCCTCATCCTCGCCCCCCAGGCGCTACAGGCCCTGGACATCCCACCCAACACATCCCAGAACTACTTCATGATCCAGACCACCTCCGGGCTGCAGCTCATCCCCCTGTCCAGCCCGgcgcccccgcccccgcccccgcccccgcccccctcccAGAACTACCTCCTGCTCCAGTGCCAGTCCGCCGGCGGCAGCGCTCCCAGCCTCCTCCTGGTGCCCACCGCAGCCCCCGGGAGCGGGAATGTGCCCCCGAGCCCGTACGCCGCCGCCGGCCATCCTGGGGGCCCGGCCCAGCTCTCCCTGGTCCAGCCCGTCCCGTTCCTGCAGTCGGTTCTGAACCAGACCCTGTCTCGGCCCCTGCCCCAGATCCAGACCCTGCAGCCCGTCCGGGCCCTGCCGGCGCCGCCCGGGCCCCTCGTCCTCGCGCCCCCCGCCGCCGGCCCGCTCCTGCCGGGCCGCACCAGGAGGGGGGGGCGGCAGCCCCGGGCCAGGCGGGGTCGGGGCGGGAGGGGGGCGGCGGGGGACCCCGTCCCGGTCGCCCCCGCCCCgccctccctctcccccccgGGGGCGAAGAGAGCCAAGACCCAGCCGGGCTGCCCTCCGGACCCcccgcctcctcctcccccccccgccGGGCCGCCGGCCGGGGAGCCCGGGGGCGAGTCGTTCGTGCTGCGCTTCGAGGCGCAGGGGGAGGGGCTGGCCGGGCCGGCGGGCAAGGGGGGCGAGGAGGAGTCCTTCGTGCTGCACTTCCGCGCCGCCGAGGAAGAGGAGGCGCCGCGGCCCGAGGGGAAGGGGGCGGGGGCGGCGGGGGGCCTGGCCGGCGCGGAGCCGGCCGCCGAGACCTTCTTCCTGCACTTCCGCGCGGACGGGgctggggagggggagggggcgaAGGGGccgggggcggcggcggcggccggggagggcggcggcggcggcggagtGGTGGCCGACCTGGAGAAggtggagggggagggggggacgTTCGTGCTGCACTTCCAGGCCGCCGGGGCGaggcgggaggagggggggcCGGCGGGAGAGgcggggggcgggggcggggggccGGGGCCGGCGGGGGGGCTCCCGCAGGGCGAGGGGCAGGGCGAGGCCTTCATCCTGCACTTCCAGGCGGCCGGAGACGGGGAGGGCGAGGCGGCCGCTGGGGGGGGCGCCGTCTCCCTGAATGTGGTGCCGGAGTGGAGGGCCGCCGGAGACGGGGGGCCGCCGGGGCAGGCGGGTGGGAAGGGGGGAGGCCCCGTCCTCCGCAGCCTGACAGAAGTGGAGGGCGGCGGGGGGTCGTTCGTCCTGCGTTTTCAGACGGAGGGGGGCGCGGAGGGGGGGAAGGGCGGCGAGGGAGACGGCGGGGAGAGGGAGGGCGCCGGGGAGCTGCGCAGCCTGGGCCTGGGAGGCCCGGAGAGCCTGAGCCTCGCCTGCCAGCCGCCCCAGAGCCTGGTCCCTCTCGATGGGCAGGAGGTCGTAATCGAGCTGGGGGATGAGGCCAAGATGGTGGGCCCCGGCAGCACGGAGGGGGTCCGAATGATCGCGCTGATCGGGGGGCAGCCCCCGGAGGGGGACGAGGgagggggcggcggcggcgtgaGCCCAGGGGGTCCCCTGGGTGAGGTGGAAGAGCCAGGAGCTGGGGGGGCTGGCGGGGAGGCCATGGGGAGTATTTTCCACCTCGAGGGGGGAGAGGAGATCGTCATCATCGAAGTGAGCACCAGCGCCCTTCAGGAGAATCCCCACCAGCCCCGCAGCCCCGATCCCTGCGCGGGCCACCCGCCCCGCTACACCGAGGCGCCCCAAGAGGGAGGGGACCCTAAGGGCCCCCCTGTGCTGCGAGCGGAGACGGACCTGGCGCTGGCGCGGGTGGCAGGCGGGACCGCTGAGCCCGTCTCGCGGGGGACGGGGGTCGGGGGGCCCGGGGCGGGAGACTGGGGGGGCAGCGGGGGGGCCGGCGAGGTGCGCGACGCCGCCGTCGTTCGGATCATCTCCCTGCGGGCCGGGGGCCACGAGGAGGGGAGCGGCGAGGAGGGAGGGCAGGAAGGACAGAGGCAGGAGGGGGGGGCACGGCGAGAGGCCCCAGAAGCGTCTGACCCTAAACCCCCTCCTCCGATTCTACCCCCGGGGTCCCCCGAGACCAGCTGCTCCTTTCTGACCCCTGGGATCCTCAACCCCGAAGGGGACCTGTCCGCCTCTGGGGAGAGCGGCCAGCTGGAGAGGGGAACGCAGGGGATTGGGGATGGCGCTCAGGGAGGTGCTCAGGAGGTGGACCCACACCGGGGGCCGAGCGAACGCCCCGAGAGTTCCCCAGGGGACAGCCCGGCGGGAGCCGAGGATCAGCGCGGGTGGACGGGGGGCTACGAAGAGACGAGTTTTGGGACCGCCGCGTTGGTCCGGGCAGCGAGTGTCCCCCACTTCCTGCCAGCTGCCGCCGGCGTCTCCCCCACAGCCGGGCAGCAGGCGGGAGCAGCTGACCGGCTTCCCGGGAGAAGTCGGGACGTGCCAGAGCCAGCAGGGAGCGACCGGATGGCGGGTGGCTCCCGGGAACCTGACAGGTCGACGGATCTCCCGAGCAGCACCAGCGGGATGACGGAGTCGGACCGGGATGGGCGCGGCGAGACTCCGGCCGCTGTTTCGGGGTCGAGCCCAGATCTCTCCAGTTCTTCCACGGGTGCAAGGTCCGAGCCCGACCCCAACTTTCCGGCCGCCAATCCGGTGGATCTCCCAGATTTGCGGCAGCAGGGCTTTGACTGCGGCGCGGATGAGCTTCCGGACGTTGTCCCCGTAGAGCCGGATAAGATGGCGGATAGTATTTCAGATTCTAACGCAGACATGTAG
- the il11a gene encoding interleukin-11: MRLLGDSSPPLLLSLLLAQLSAFASGSPASRRPHGDFDKLANQTLHLLKLTKALLKDHVVEGEIEHRFHSLPVLNSSANDLQALQVKVTLPQMLSDFYSYELHFEWLKRASRPHGHSHLPRVTEVLTVLKSVNSTLQRQLVKMGLSRLPPPSPSLPAHTLPLWEVAHASRELLQQLRLFSDWASRALIALKSKA, from the exons ATGAGAC TGCTCGGAGACTCCTCCCCCCCGCTGCTGCTCTCGCTGCTACTGGCCCAGCTGTCCGCCTTCGCCAGCGGTTCCCCCGCCTCCCGCCGTCCCCACGGCGACTTCGACAAGCTGGCCAACCAGACGCTGCACCTGCTCAAGCTGACCAAGGCCCTGCTG AAAGATCATGTGGTCGAAGGGGAGATTGAACACCGATTCCACTCTCTCCCAGTCCTGAACAGCAGCGCCAACGACCTCCAAGCATTGCAG GTGAAGGTCACTCTGCCTCAGATGCTGTCTGACTTCTACTCCTATGAGCTGCACTTCGAGTGGCTGAAGAGAGCATCGCGGCCACACGGCCACAGCCACCTGCCCAGAGTGACCGAGGTGCTGACCGTCCTGAAGAGTGTGAACTCCACCCTGCAGAGACAG ctggtGAAGATGGGTCTCTCCCGATTGCCTCCCCCGTCTCCCTCCCTGCCCGCTCACACCCTCCCTCTGTGGGAGGTGGCCCACGCGTCCCGTGAGCTCCTTCAGCAGCTGCGGCTCTTCTCCGACTGGGCGTCCCGCGCCCTCATCGCGCTCAAGAGCAAAGCCTGA
- the nat14 gene encoding probable N-acetyltransferase 14: MTRIDLSKVVIRRMKEEDIDFVKELIKEGSKGSENRLILYLLTRPLALLLLAVLSSALRFLLHSFVAALVLPVFLVVLYLKVTLTRSVGILGSRQPYWDYLGSCPQPGQECTLENPHARADGQGALRRRRGARDRAEERDSLEVWLADWEGEIVGCVARDRGSADGEARLCRLAVSSWYRREGIGRLLAGAVERRARRLGLDRVCAPVPAGSKAGGAFFRSLGYRREGEGAEPSEGEELSEGEEGEDGEGAGLGGEGAGSSKGEGLRKKGGVGERGREGRWLGYRVTDVFVKEL; this comes from the exons ATGACTCGAATAGATCTCAGCAAAGTTGTGATAAGGAGGATGAAAGAAGAAGACATTGACTTTGTCAAAGAACTGATCAAG gagGGCTCCAAGGGCTCAGAGAACAGACTAATTCTCTACCTCCTGACCCGCCCGCTCGCTCTCCTCCTCCTGGCCGTCCTCAGCTCCGCCCTGCGCTTCCTGCTGCACTCCTTCGTCGCCGCCCTCGTGCTCCCCGTCTTCCTGGTCGTCCTCTACCTGAAGGTCACCCTCACGCGCTCGGTGGGGATCCTGGGCTCCCGGCAGCCCTACTGGGACTATCTGGGAAGCTGCCCCCAGCCCGGGCAGGAGTGCACCCTGGAGAACCCCCATGCTCGGGCGGACGGACAGGGGGCGCTGAGGCGCCGCAGGGGCGCGCGGGACCGCGCGGAGGAGAGGGACAGCCTGGAGGTGTGGCTGGCGGACTGGGAGGGGGAGATCGTGGGCTGCGTGGCCCGCGACCGGGGCTCGGCCGACGGGGAGGCGCGGCTGTGCCGGCTGGCGGTGTCATCCTGGTACCGCCGCgaggggatagggcgcctcctggcGGGCGCGGTGGAGAGGCGGGCGCGGCGGCTCGGGCTGGACAGGGTGTGCGCCCCCGTGCCCGCGGGCAGCAAGGCCGGGGGGGCCTTCTTCCGGAGCCTGGGCTAccggagagagggggagggggcggagccaaGCGAGGGGGAGGAGCTGAgcgagggggaggagggggaggacgGCGAGGGGGCGGGGCTGGGTGGGGAAGGGGCGGGGTCAAGCAAAGGGGAGGGGCTGAGGAAGAAGGGGGGGGTGGGCgagagggggagggaggggcGCTGGCTGGGGTACAGGGTGACTGACGTGTTTGTGAAAGAGCTGTGA